A genomic stretch from Pseudomonadota bacterium includes:
- the dut gene encoding dUTP diphosphatase, producing the protein MREGLRTIQLKVLDPRIGDSIALPEYATDGSAGMDLRVVLDEPLEIEPGATHLLNTGIAIHLGDPALAAVLLPRSGLGHKHGIVLGNLVGLIDADYQGPLMISCWNRSAETFTVNPGERIAQLVIVPVVQAQFELVTDFEESSRGAGGFGHSGRG; encoded by the coding sequence TGAAGGTGCTGGATCCACGGATCGGGGACAGCATCGCGCTGCCCGAATACGCCACCGACGGTTCCGCCGGGATGGATCTGCGCGTGGTGCTGGATGAGCCCCTGGAAATCGAGCCGGGTGCAACGCACCTGCTGAATACCGGCATCGCCATTCATTTGGGTGATCCGGCGCTGGCGGCGGTGCTCCTTCCGCGGTCTGGCCTCGGGCACAAGCACGGTATCGTGCTGGGCAATCTGGTGGGTCTGATCGACGCCGATTATCAGGGGCCGTTGATGATTTCCTGCTGGAATCGTTCGGCGGAAACCTTTACCGTTAACCCGGGAGAACGGATCGCACAGCTGGTGATCGTGCCGGTCGTGCAGGCTCAGTTTGAGCTGGTGACAGATTTTGAAGAGAGCTCAAGAGGCGCGGGAGGTTTTGGCCACTCGGGGCGTGGATGA
- a CDS encoding phosphomannomutase/phosphoglucomutase, which translates to MAGKMTALERAQRERERSAKPTLDWRLLMFPAILTLLAAATLWWLYQAASHLWFDRQTENLKSQATEIRAAMVRDFREKESQILLAAESEQALLAAEDGSSGIMASAALDLRGRLDGAEWVRIFSPAVEGLQPEPHPGLGWAGIYLLLRAKDSGFPAGPGGGLVRTENAHYSWAAPITQRVSNNDRRLFGFLLVRYPMTDSKAMVEATDVGGGYLDLRVYSQLGSGLIAAASGRQRTTNEFLELVDVGDSEFKLAYHYPELPLQNRFSWWINLVAAVVTALLLAWTLRQRSKVIKGMAEAAGTLEPIILDDLDDEPTEGAEDGLGEAMAFADSGAAGGGEAVGTADHPPASIFRTYDIRGVVGDTLTPAYASMIGRAIGSEALARGQSQLVVARDGRLSGPEMTESLIAGLTRSGIDVIDIGAVPTGVLYYATHSLETGTGVMVTGSHNPRDYNGFKIMIGGDTLSGSDIKLLHQRIVDGDLSEGEGGVQEMDLLDDYVDRIASDVQMEEPLKVVVDCGNGIAGRVAPWVLEEIGCEVIPLYCEVDGEFPNHHPDPSELKNLQDLILTVERLDADLGVAFDGDGDRLGVVTRDGEVVFPDRLMMLFAEDVLTRNPGAAIIYDVKCTGHLAKVILAHGGSPIMWKTGHSLIKAKMKETSAALAGEMSGHFFFQERWYGFDDGIYACARLLEILAANPDGASAMLDALPSSVSTPEIKVEMAEGEHYAFVEQFVEKASFEGARLTTIDGIRADYDDGWGLVRCSNTTPCLVMRFDAQSEGALARIQGTFKEQLLKVRSDLELPF; encoded by the coding sequence ATGGCGGGTAAGATGACCGCTCTGGAGCGGGCGCAGCGCGAGCGTGAGCGCAGTGCTAAGCCGACGCTGGACTGGCGGTTGCTCATGTTTCCGGCGATCCTTACGCTGCTTGCCGCGGCGACGCTCTGGTGGCTTTACCAGGCCGCCAGCCACCTGTGGTTTGACCGGCAAACTGAGAACCTCAAGAGCCAGGCCACGGAGATCCGTGCGGCCATGGTCAGGGATTTCCGCGAAAAGGAGTCACAGATTCTGCTCGCGGCAGAGTCGGAGCAGGCGCTGCTGGCCGCCGAGGATGGCAGCAGCGGCATCATGGCGTCTGCGGCCCTGGATCTGCGCGGACGCCTCGACGGCGCCGAGTGGGTTCGCATTTTTTCGCCGGCCGTTGAGGGGCTGCAGCCCGAACCGCATCCGGGGCTTGGCTGGGCCGGGATCTATCTGCTGCTCCGGGCCAAAGATTCGGGTTTCCCCGCTGGCCCGGGCGGCGGTCTGGTGCGAACCGAAAACGCCCACTACAGCTGGGCTGCACCGATCACCCAACGGGTCTCAAACAACGACCGGCGCCTGTTCGGCTTCCTGCTGGTGCGCTATCCCATGACCGACAGCAAGGCCATGGTCGAGGCCACGGACGTCGGTGGCGGGTATCTGGATTTGCGGGTTTACTCGCAGCTGGGTTCCGGTCTGATCGCGGCCGCCAGCGGTCGTCAGCGGACCACCAACGAGTTTCTCGAGCTGGTGGACGTCGGAGATAGCGAGTTTAAGCTGGCGTACCACTATCCTGAGCTGCCCCTGCAGAATCGCTTCAGCTGGTGGATCAACCTGGTGGCGGCAGTGGTGACCGCTCTCTTGCTGGCCTGGACCCTGCGCCAGCGCAGTAAGGTGATCAAGGGGATGGCCGAGGCCGCAGGCACGCTGGAGCCGATTATCCTCGACGATCTGGACGACGAGCCAACCGAGGGCGCCGAGGACGGTCTGGGTGAGGCCATGGCGTTCGCGGACTCAGGAGCCGCCGGTGGCGGTGAGGCCGTCGGCACGGCCGATCACCCGCCGGCCAGCATCTTTCGCACCTACGACATTCGAGGGGTTGTCGGCGACACGCTGACGCCCGCTTATGCCTCCATGATCGGCCGCGCCATCGGCAGCGAGGCTTTGGCGCGTGGCCAGTCGCAGCTGGTGGTTGCCCGCGACGGCCGGCTGTCAGGGCCGGAAATGACCGAGTCGCTGATCGCGGGCCTCACCCGCTCCGGCATTGACGTCATCGATATCGGCGCCGTGCCGACCGGCGTGCTCTACTACGCCACCCACAGCCTGGAAACCGGCACCGGCGTGATGGTGACCGGCAGCCACAACCCGCGCGACTATAACGGTTTTAAGATCATGATCGGCGGCGACACGCTGTCGGGGAGTGATATCAAGCTGCTGCATCAGCGGATTGTCGACGGAGATCTCAGCGAAGGCGAAGGCGGTGTCCAGGAAATGGACCTGCTGGATGACTACGTCGATCGCATCGCCTCGGACGTCCAGATGGAAGAGCCGCTCAAGGTGGTGGTCGACTGCGGCAACGGTATCGCCGGACGGGTGGCGCCCTGGGTGCTGGAGGAGATCGGCTGTGAGGTGATCCCGCTGTACTGCGAGGTCGACGGCGAGTTTCCGAATCACCACCCCGATCCGTCGGAGCTGAAGAACCTTCAGGATCTGATTTTGACGGTCGAGCGGCTCGACGCTGATCTAGGCGTGGCGTTTGACGGCGACGGCGATCGCCTGGGCGTCGTCACGCGGGATGGGGAGGTGGTTTTTCCGGACCGGCTTATGATGCTGTTTGCCGAGGATGTGCTGACCCGCAACCCCGGCGCGGCGATCATCTATGACGTCAAGTGCACCGGCCATCTGGCTAAGGTGATTCTGGCGCACGGCGGCAGCCCGATCATGTGGAAAACGGGCCATTCGCTGATCAAGGCCAAGATGAAGGAAACCAGCGCAGCGCTGGCGGGCGAGATGAGCGGGCACTTCTTCTTCCAGGAGCGCTGGTACGGTTTTGACGACGGTATTTACGCCTGCGCGCGGCTGCTGGAGATTCTGGCGGCCAATCCCGACGGCGCCAGCGCGATGCTCGACGCGCTGCCAAGCTCGGTGAGCACGCCCGAGATCAAGGTCGAGATGGCCGAAGGTGAGCACTACGCGTTTGTGGAGCAGTTCGTTGAAAAGGCCAGCTTTGAGGGCGCTCGGCTGACCACAATCGACGGTATCCGGGCGGACTATGACGACGGCTGGGGCCTGGTGCGGTGCTCAAACACCACACCCTGTCTGGTGATGCGATTCGACGCTCAGTCTGAAGGGGCGCTGGCCCGAATCCAGGGCACCTTCAAAGAGCAGCTGCTCAAGGTACGCAGCGATCTGGAGCTGCCCTTCTAG
- a CDS encoding DUF4124 domain-containing protein, with protein sequence MTERCSTQLLRGLLATTLVAAVSMPAAAQKLYKWVDADGNVYYSDQVPPAQVKRGREELNDQGVVIDKVDRAKTPQELAEEAKLLAEKQAMEEAEEARLREERKLKSQYNSEDDIIAMRDQRIDAMNRQIQSAQTVIDSHTGSLEGLTKRASEQESQGLEVSDDLRATIALLQEQIAQQEQKIMDREAEKLLLKAEFDEELARFRRVMQGRGGNG encoded by the coding sequence ATGACCGAACGCTGTTCCACTCAATTGCTCCGCGGCCTGCTCGCAACGACCCTGGTGGCCGCTGTGTCGATGCCCGCCGCCGCCCAGAAGCTTTATAAGTGGGTGGACGCAGACGGCAACGTTTACTACAGCGACCAGGTGCCGCCCGCGCAGGTCAAACGCGGCCGTGAGGAGCTCAACGATCAGGGTGTGGTGATTGACAAGGTCGATCGAGCCAAAACCCCTCAGGAGCTCGCTGAGGAGGCCAAGCTGCTGGCTGAGAAGCAGGCCATGGAGGAAGCTGAGGAAGCGAGACTTCGCGAGGAGCGAAAGTTAAAGTCCCAGTACAACTCGGAAGACGACATCATCGCGATGCGCGATCAGCGTATCGACGCCATGAACCGACAGATCCAGTCAGCGCAAACGGTCATCGACAGCCATACCGGCTCACTGGAGGGCCTGACCAAGCGGGCCTCCGAGCAGGAGAGCCAGGGCCTGGAGGTGAGCGACGATCTCCGGGCAACGATCGCGCTGCTGCAGGAGCAGATTGCCCAGCAGGAGCAGAAGATCATGGACCGCGAGGCGGAAAAGCTGCTGCTGAAAGCCGAGTTTGACGAGGAACTCGCTAGATTTCGTCGGGTGATGCAGGGTCGCGGCGGCAACGGTTAA
- the pyrE gene encoding orotate phosphoribosyltransferase, whose translation MKNYQAAFLELCVELEILKFGQFTLKSGRESPYFFNAGLFYTGLSLDALGNAYAHTLADSELDFDLLFGPAYKGITLACATAIACSRHFGMDVPIAYDRKEVKDHGEGGQMVGAPLAGKRVVIIDDVISSGTSIRLAAEQIDAAGATLAGVALALDRQERGLTEESASAEIVRRYEVPVISILSLDTLIEYLGRTRGAEKRRKQIVQYRALYGTNADPG comes from the coding sequence TTGAAAAACTATCAGGCAGCTTTTCTGGAGCTTTGTGTCGAGCTGGAGATTTTGAAATTTGGCCAGTTCACGCTCAAATCCGGCCGCGAGAGCCCCTACTTCTTTAACGCTGGCCTGTTTTATACGGGCCTTTCGCTGGACGCGCTGGGCAACGCCTATGCGCATACGCTGGCGGATTCCGAGCTGGATTTCGATCTGCTTTTCGGGCCAGCGTATAAAGGCATCACGCTGGCCTGCGCCACCGCGATCGCGTGTTCCCGACATTTCGGCATGGACGTCCCGATTGCCTACGACCGGAAAGAGGTCAAGGATCACGGCGAAGGCGGTCAAATGGTCGGCGCCCCGCTGGCCGGCAAGCGGGTGGTGATCATCGACGACGTGATCTCCTCCGGCACCTCCATCCGCCTGGCGGCGGAACAGATCGATGCTGCCGGTGCCACGCTGGCAGGCGTGGCGCTCGCGCTGGACCGGCAGGAGCGAGGCCTGACCGAAGAGTCAGCCAGCGCGGAGATCGTGCGTCGTTATGAGGTGCCGGTGATCAGCATCCTGAGTCTCGATACGCTTATCGAATACCTTGGACGCACGCGGGGCGCGGAGAAACGCCGCAAGCAGATTGTTCAGTACCGGGCGCTCTACGGCACCAACGCTGACCCGGGCTGA
- a CDS encoding flotillin domain-containing protein: MSQFTTYLDILLVAGTILVAVILLVLVIARLYTRASKEISFVRTGAGGQKVIMNGGALVLPVFHEVIPVNMNTLRLDVHRNDDQALITKDRMRVDVAAEFYVRVQPTADAIANAAQTLGQRTMQPDALKQLVEGKFVDALRSVAAEMAMEELHEQRTDFVQKVQQVVSEDLLKNGLELETVSLTGLDQTGKEFFNPDNAFDAEGLTKLTEAIEARRKKRNDIEQETQVLIQRKNLEAAQQQLEIDREEEYAKLAQEREVEVRRASQQAEIALERAAKRQEAERADIVAQQQVEQSRIESERAVEQQRIAKEQEIRERDLSREKAVQTADIERQRAIELSEQDREIAVAEKSRDQSLAEKLADEARAEAVRAAEQVTTVREVEVAERLKSIELVEATKEAERDKIDVTVKAQAVSEAADDEAAAVRTRAEAEADRIRIEATAAAESERLRAEGAAERYRVDADGKRAINESANVLSPEQIAMQVKLSIVEQLPEIIRQSVKPMEQIDGIKIVQVAGLNGAGEHGGGDGETAANGAAPANGTRAGLADQVVNSALRYRAQAPLIESILGEVGLSGESLDGLAQVRDLTPNGKAPKASPSS, translated from the coding sequence ATGTCTCAATTCACAACCTATCTCGACATTCTGCTGGTGGCAGGCACCATTTTGGTTGCCGTCATCCTGCTGGTATTAGTCATCGCCCGACTCTACACGCGGGCGTCAAAAGAAATCTCTTTTGTCCGGACCGGTGCCGGTGGACAGAAGGTGATCATGAACGGCGGTGCGCTGGTGCTGCCGGTTTTTCACGAGGTGATCCCGGTCAACATGAACACGCTGCGTCTAGACGTGCACCGCAACGACGACCAGGCGCTGATTACCAAGGACCGGATGCGTGTCGACGTGGCGGCCGAGTTTTACGTTCGGGTGCAGCCGACCGCTGACGCGATTGCCAATGCCGCCCAGACGCTCGGTCAGCGAACCATGCAGCCGGACGCCCTGAAGCAGCTGGTCGAAGGCAAGTTTGTCGACGCGCTGCGATCCGTGGCCGCCGAAATGGCGATGGAGGAGCTCCACGAGCAGCGCACCGACTTCGTGCAGAAGGTGCAACAGGTGGTTTCCGAAGACCTGCTGAAAAACGGTTTGGAGCTGGAAACTGTCTCCCTGACGGGCCTGGACCAGACCGGCAAAGAGTTTTTCAACCCGGACAACGCGTTCGACGCGGAGGGTCTGACCAAGTTGACCGAGGCCATCGAGGCGCGGCGTAAGAAGCGCAATGACATCGAGCAGGAGACCCAGGTACTGATTCAGCGCAAAAACCTCGAGGCGGCCCAGCAGCAGCTGGAAATCGACCGGGAAGAGGAGTACGCCAAGCTGGCGCAGGAGCGTGAGGTGGAAGTGAGGCGCGCCAGCCAGCAGGCCGAGATTGCGCTCGAGCGAGCCGCCAAACGCCAGGAAGCCGAGCGGGCCGACATCGTTGCGCAGCAGCAGGTGGAACAATCCCGCATCGAGTCGGAGCGCGCCGTCGAACAGCAGCGCATCGCCAAAGAGCAGGAGATCCGCGAACGCGACCTCTCCCGGGAAAAGGCCGTTCAGACGGCGGACATCGAGCGCCAGCGGGCCATCGAGCTGTCCGAGCAGGACCGCGAAATTGCGGTGGCGGAGAAGTCTCGCGATCAGTCGCTGGCGGAGAAGCTGGCAGACGAAGCGCGCGCTGAAGCCGTGCGGGCCGCTGAGCAGGTGACCACCGTACGCGAGGTAGAGGTGGCTGAGCGTCTGAAGTCGATCGAACTGGTCGAGGCAACCAAAGAAGCCGAGCGTGACAAGATCGACGTAACCGTTAAGGCGCAGGCCGTCAGCGAAGCCGCTGACGATGAAGCGGCGGCGGTACGGACGCGCGCTGAGGCGGAAGCCGACCGGATCCGCATCGAGGCAACAGCGGCGGCCGAGTCTGAGCGGCTCCGGGCGGAAGGTGCCGCCGAACGGTATCGGGTCGACGCGGATGGCAAGCGGGCGATTAACGAATCGGCCAACGTGCTGTCGCCGGAGCAGATTGCGATGCAGGTCAAGCTGTCGATCGTCGAGCAGCTCCCGGAGATCATCCGGCAGAGCGTCAAGCCGATGGAGCAGATCGACGGCATCAAGATCGTCCAGGTTGCCGGCCTCAACGGTGCCGGCGAGCACGGCGGAGGTGATGGTGAGACCGCAGCCAACGGCGCTGCGCCCGCGAACGGCACGCGGGCCGGCCTGGCCGATCAGGTGGTGAACAGCGCGCTGCGCTACCGGGCCCAGGCGCCGCTGATCGAGTCGATCCTCGGTGAGGTGGGCCTGTCCGGCGAATCTCTGGACGGCCTGGCGCAGGTGAGGGATCTGACTCCGAACGGCAAGGCGCCGAAGGCCAGCCCCTCCAGCTAA
- a CDS encoding YqiJ family protein encodes MIELLTHEKAFPFAVSLALMALLLIMELITMAFGTALSSLVDGALPDLATGAELDVEMDAELGSQLSLAAFLSWLKLDQLPALVVLIVFLASFGLLGLTLQSVIASQVGEPMRASLAAIITLPLTLPVMRPLLSGIAKVMPRDETEAVDRSSFVGTNAVITLGTARPGSPAQARLTDVHGQTHYVMVEPEAGGPELASGSEVVIVELVGNSFVVRAARP; translated from the coding sequence ATGATCGAACTACTGACTCACGAAAAAGCGTTTCCGTTTGCCGTTTCGCTGGCGCTGATGGCGCTGCTGCTGATCATGGAATTGATCACGATGGCCTTCGGGACCGCCCTATCGTCGCTGGTCGACGGCGCGCTGCCGGATCTGGCGACCGGCGCTGAGCTTGACGTGGAGATGGACGCCGAGCTGGGCAGCCAGCTGTCGCTGGCGGCTTTTCTCAGCTGGCTCAAGCTGGACCAGCTGCCGGCGCTGGTCGTGTTGATTGTCTTCCTGGCCAGCTTTGGCCTGCTGGGTTTAACCCTGCAGAGCGTGATCGCGAGCCAGGTTGGTGAACCGATGCGTGCCTCGCTGGCGGCCATCATCACCCTGCCGCTGACGCTGCCGGTGATGCGGCCGCTGCTGAGCGGAATCGCCAAGGTGATGCCGAGGGACGAAACCGAGGCGGTGGATCGTTCCAGCTTCGTCGGCACCAACGCCGTCATCACCCTGGGCACGGCCCGCCCCGGCTCGCCGGCGCAGGCGCGGCTCACCGACGTGCACGGCCAGACTCACTACGTGATGGTGGAGCCGGAGGCCGGCGGGCCTGAGCTCGCCAGTGGCAGCGAGGTGGTCATCGTCGAGCTCGTGGGCAACAGCTTTGTCGTCAGGGCCGCCCGGCCCTGA
- a CDS encoding exodeoxyribonuclease III yields MRIISLNANGIRAAEKKGVFNWLRRQKADVVCIQETKAQEHQLEGNKAFFPTPYTYYHDAEKKGYSGVALYCAREPDRVRSGLGVASFDAEGRWIQADFDNLSVVSLYLPSGSSSEERQQVKFSVMDWLLPKLRKMAGDGREYIICGDWNIAHTQQDLKNWRGNRKNSGFLPEERAWMDELFGDAGWVDTFRQLDQRDEQYTWWSNRGQAWAKNVGWRIDYQVATPKVAATAQSTSIYKRKRFSDHAPLVIDYDW; encoded by the coding sequence GTGCGAATCATCTCGCTGAACGCTAACGGCATTCGCGCCGCGGAAAAGAAAGGCGTTTTCAACTGGCTGCGGCGGCAAAAGGCTGACGTGGTTTGCATCCAGGAAACCAAGGCCCAGGAGCATCAGCTCGAGGGGAACAAAGCCTTTTTTCCCACGCCGTATACCTACTATCACGACGCCGAAAAAAAGGGCTACAGCGGCGTTGCGCTCTACTGTGCGCGCGAGCCGGATCGGGTCCGCAGTGGTCTCGGCGTTGCGTCTTTTGACGCGGAAGGGCGCTGGATTCAGGCGGATTTCGACAACCTCTCGGTCGTTTCGCTGTATTTACCGTCGGGGTCCTCCAGCGAAGAACGTCAGCAGGTAAAGTTTTCCGTCATGGACTGGCTGCTGCCGAAGCTGCGAAAGATGGCTGGGGATGGTCGCGAGTACATCATCTGTGGCGATTGGAACATCGCTCACACGCAGCAGGATCTCAAAAACTGGCGCGGCAACCGAAAGAACTCCGGGTTCCTGCCGGAGGAACGCGCGTGGATGGACGAGCTGTTCGGCGACGCCGGCTGGGTCGACACCTTTCGTCAGCTCGACCAGCGCGATGAGCAGTACACCTGGTGGTCCAACCGCGGCCAGGCGTGGGCCAAAAACGTGGGCTGGCGGATCGACTATCAGGTGGCGACACCCAAGGTCGCCGCTACGGCCCAGAGCACCAGCATCTACAAGCGCAAGCGATTCTCTGACCACGCCCCGCTGGTCATCGACTACGACTGGTGA
- a CDS encoding MFS transporter has protein sequence MSRWRSKLPVGVRPYLEGAPLAAFFLGVSSGFPYAMIGATLTTRLAQDGIDKRSVTAFSLAFLVYNFKWIWAFAVDTVRLPLLGRLGQRVSWLIASGLAVIAAVVNLALVDPAASLLTTAYAAVAVGVAGATFDIVIDGYRIELLSPRQLGAGSGMSQYGWRIGSAGAGALALLLAAPLGWEIAYLACAALALPAMLTGLVMGEPTRRERVEQRQGLAHMANAVVAPIAEFLKRRGAWLILAFILLHKIGDTLANLTFRLLFDDLGFSNAEIAVYDVAVGFWAYLIGIFAGGILYTRLGMQRSVLISLVLMAVSNFSFAALAAAGDSNLGMAAAIGFENAASGIGGVVVVAYFSALCDLRFTASQYALISAAASIVGRVLTGTTAGGLIQSMGYVNFYLLTTLAAVPGIVLFLLMMRAGMMGTTEHSAGTASADPVQGENRTP, from the coding sequence GTGAGTCGTTGGCGCAGCAAGCTGCCCGTCGGCGTCAGGCCTTACCTTGAAGGCGCGCCGCTGGCCGCCTTCTTTCTCGGCGTTTCCTCCGGCTTTCCCTACGCGATGATCGGCGCCACCCTGACCACCCGGCTGGCTCAGGATGGCATCGATAAACGTTCCGTCACGGCGTTCTCCCTGGCGTTCCTGGTCTACAACTTCAAATGGATCTGGGCGTTTGCGGTCGACACGGTGAGGCTTCCCCTCCTGGGGCGCCTGGGCCAGCGGGTCTCCTGGCTCATCGCCTCGGGGCTGGCCGTGATCGCTGCCGTGGTCAATCTGGCGCTGGTCGATCCCGCGGCGAGCCTGCTGACCACCGCTTACGCCGCGGTGGCGGTCGGCGTTGCCGGAGCCACCTTTGACATCGTGATCGACGGCTATCGGATCGAACTCCTGTCTCCTCGCCAGCTCGGCGCCGGGTCCGGCATGTCTCAATACGGCTGGCGCATCGGATCGGCCGGTGCAGGCGCCTTGGCGCTGCTGCTGGCGGCGCCGCTCGGCTGGGAAATCGCCTATCTCGCCTGCGCGGCGCTGGCGCTGCCCGCCATGCTTACAGGCCTCGTTATGGGAGAACCCACGAGGCGCGAACGGGTCGAGCAGCGTCAGGGCCTGGCGCACATGGCCAACGCCGTGGTCGCACCCATCGCGGAGTTTCTTAAGCGCCGCGGGGCCTGGCTCATCCTGGCGTTTATCCTGCTGCACAAAATCGGCGACACCCTGGCCAACCTAACCTTTCGGCTGCTGTTCGACGACCTCGGCTTCAGCAATGCGGAAATTGCTGTCTATGACGTGGCCGTCGGTTTCTGGGCGTATCTGATCGGCATCTTTGCCGGCGGCATTCTCTACACGCGGCTGGGCATGCAGCGTTCGGTGTTGATCAGCCTGGTACTGATGGCGGTGTCCAATTTCAGCTTTGCCGCCCTGGCTGCGGCAGGTGACAGCAATCTCGGTATGGCGGCGGCCATCGGTTTCGAGAACGCCGCCAGCGGCATCGGCGGTGTGGTGGTGGTGGCCTATTTCTCCGCCCTGTGTGACCTGCGGTTCACCGCCTCGCAATATGCGCTGATCTCAGCGGCGGCCAGCATTGTGGGGCGCGTCCTGACCGGCACGACGGCCGGTGGTCTGATTCAGTCGATGGGATACGTGAATTTTTATCTGCTCACAACGCTGGCGGCGGTGCCGGGGATTGTACTTTTCCTGCTGATGATGCGCGCGGGCATGATGGGGACCACCGAACACTCGGCCGGGACCGCCTCCGCGGACCCCGTTCAGGGAGAGAACCGCACGCCATAA
- a CDS encoding anhydro-N-acetylmuramic acid kinase produces MAPASDPPNLFLGLISGTSMDGIDAALVGFSGSEPRLLGGETYRYEPTLRDAIAAACSGTHCTPGDLATLDTQIGEAFAAAALALLDKHGTDPQVIAGLGSHGQNIFHGPIGAALADAPSTLQLGNPHVIAARTGIATVADFRRRDVALGGQGAPLAPALHRRLFSHAGEHRAVLNLGGIANLTLLPAGPVAPVTGFDTGPASCLMDEWVQRHRGQAFDAEGAWAAGGTPKESLLELLLADAYFGRQPPKSTGREYFELGWLEAGIKAAGAAELSAQDVQATLAELSARSVADALRRELPGCARLMVCGGGVHNTHLMERLDDLLAPMVVEPTDRYGLPADWVEAVLFAWLAREALRGGLTDLEAVTGAPAHIYGVRFSP; encoded by the coding sequence ATGGCGCCAGCGTCTGATCCTCCCAACCTGTTTCTCGGCCTGATTTCCGGCACCAGCATGGACGGCATCGACGCCGCCCTGGTCGGTTTTTCCGGTTCCGAACCTCGGCTGCTGGGCGGCGAAACCTATCGCTATGAGCCGACGCTGCGAGACGCCATCGCGGCAGCGTGTTCAGGAACACACTGCACGCCGGGAGACCTGGCGACGCTCGATACGCAGATCGGTGAGGCGTTCGCTGCGGCAGCCTTGGCTCTGCTGGATAAGCACGGCACCGACCCTCAGGTTATCGCGGGGCTGGGCAGCCACGGCCAAAACATTTTCCACGGCCCGATCGGTGCGGCGCTCGCCGATGCGCCGAGCACCCTGCAGCTGGGCAACCCCCACGTCATCGCAGCACGCACCGGGATCGCCACCGTCGCCGACTTTCGACGACGTGATGTGGCGCTCGGCGGCCAGGGGGCGCCGCTCGCCCCCGCGCTGCATCGGCGGCTGTTTTCCCATGCCGGAGAACACCGCGCGGTGCTGAACCTCGGCGGCATTGCGAACCTGACGCTGCTGCCGGCTGGCCCGGTGGCGCCGGTGACCGGCTTCGATACCGGCCCCGCGAGCTGTCTGATGGACGAGTGGGTTCAGCGTCACCGCGGACAGGCGTTTGATGCCGAAGGCGCCTGGGCCGCGGGCGGGACGCCCAAGGAGTCGCTGCTGGAGCTGCTGCTGGCGGATGCCTACTTTGGGCGACAGCCGCCGAAAAGCACCGGCCGCGAATACTTCGAGCTGGGCTGGCTGGAAGCCGGCATCAAGGCGGCCGGCGCCGCTGAGCTTTCCGCGCAGGACGTTCAGGCGACCCTCGCCGAGCTGTCGGCCCGGAGCGTGGCCGACGCGCTCAGGCGCGAGCTCCCCGGCTGCGCAAGGCTCATGGTTTGCGGGGGTGGGGTCCACAACACCCACCTGATGGAGCGTCTCGATGATCTGCTGGCGCCGATGGTGGTTGAGCCCACCGACCGCTACGGGCTGCCGGCGGACTGGGTGGAAGCGGTCCTGTTCGCCTGGCTGGCCCGGGAGGCGCTGCGCGGCGGCTTGACCGATCTGGAGGCGGTGACCGGTGCGCCCGCCCACATTTATGGCGTGCGGTTCTCTCCCTGA